GGGTGAAATCAACAGCTTTGACTTTGCCTTTATTGATGCCGACAAAAACGGCTACCCCACCTACTACGAGCAGGCGCTCCAGCTGGTGCGCCCCGGCGGCCTCATTGCACTGGACAATGTGCTGTGGTCGGGCCAGGTAGCCGACCCCGCTGTGCAGGACAGCCGCACTAATACCCTGCGCCGCCTCAATGAGGCGATCCACAACGACGATCGCGTCGTCGCCAGCTTAGTTCCCATCGCCGATGGTCTGACCCTGGTGATGAAAAAGCGGTAGGGCTCAATCCCGCAGGACTCGCTTGGGAAGCGTAGCTAACGTATTAAGCCAGGAGTAGCTGAGCTTAGGGAGACTGTGATACCTGTAACAGAATAATTTCTCAAAGTTGCCGGATTATTTGCCAATGCAGAACCGGCTGAAAATTTCATCGAGCATAGATTCGGTGATTTCATCGCCGGTAATGCTACCCAGGGCCGCGATCGCAATCCTCAAATCGATCGTCCAAAAATCTAGTGGTAGCTGATTCTCAATGGTTTGCTGCACCTGGTGGAGCGCATTGCGGGCTGCAGTCAGAGCCGCTCCCTGGCGCTGGTTAATGGTGAACTCTAGATTGGCCGTGGTGAGCTGGTCGGCGTGGATCGCGTTGAGAATTGCGCGCTCAAGGGCATCAATCCCCTGCTGCTGGGCCGCGGCGGTGTGAACCACAGGCAAGTCCTTTGGGAAAACAAGATCCTTTACAACGTCGGCAGTGACCAGATCTACTTTGTTAACAACCAAAATTAGAGAAGTTTTCTGTACCGACTCGTAGAGCTGTTGGTCGGCGCCCGTCCACCCGGCGGTGGCGTCGATGGTGAGCAGCACCAGATCTGCGCCCTGGGCCACCTGGCGCGATCGCGCAATGCCCATTTGCTCCACTGGGTCGCTGGCCTCGCGAATGCCTGCTGTATCGAGCACCTGAATAGGGATGCCGCCCACCACCAGCTGCGACTCCACCACATCGCGGGTGGTGCCGGGCAAGTCGGTGACAATGGCACGATCGCAGCGGCTCCAGGCGTTGAGCAGGCTTGACTTGCCCACGTTGGGACGACCTACAATCGCTACCTTGAGCCCGGTGCGCAGTAGTTCCCCCGATTCTGTCGTGGCCAGTATGCGATCGATCTCTGCCAGCACAGTGGCTACTTGCGATCGCACCGTCTTCTCATCCAGCGGCGGCAGGTCGTCTTCAAAGTCGATGCGGGCCTCTACCTCGGCTAGCACGTCGAGGCAGGTCGAGCGCAGCTGGCGGATGGGCTGGGTGAGTTTGCCCTGCACTCCAGCCAGGGCTGTTTTCGCCGCCAGATTTGACTGCGCCGCCACCAGATCGGCCACCCCTTCTGCCTGAGTGAGGTCGAGCCGCCCGTTCAGAAACGCCCGCAGGGTAAATTCGCCCGGTTCTGCCAGCCTGGCCCCTTGGCTCAGACAGAGTTGGAGCACCTGCTGCACCGCCATCAACCCGCCGTGGCAGTGAAACTCCACCACATCCTCACGGGTGTAAGAACGAGGGGCCAGCATAAGCAGCAGCAGCGCTTCATCCACTGGCTGCTGAGTGATGGGGTCGCGCACTTGGCCATAGAGAATGCGGTGGCTTTCCCAGGGTTGTTTGCCGGGGGCATGGAATAGTTTGCGGGCGATCGCCACGGCCTCGGCTCCAGACAGCCTTACAATGCCGACACTGCCCTGCTGGGGGGCAATGGCGGTAGCGATCGCCGCGATTGTCTCGCTTTGAATTGTCGAGGGTAACGCCCTTTGCTGAGCGGCAGCGCCATTCATAGCATCTATCCTGCAGGGTGAAGTGATGTTGAAGCCTGGGGCGAGTCTGATAAAGCGCCGATCTACTGGGTAGAATAGAAAAGAATCTTTACGTGCCTCTAAGATTCTACTGCTGAGTCTTTCTGCTTACTAAGGGGTAGCCTACCAAGCCTTGAGGAATGGCTACCCACCTGACCGTTGAGCTGTCTCCATTTTTTACTTCCCCTGGGTTCTTGGGGAACTTAGCCTCTGGTATACCCCCGTCTATGATCACTACGCCTACAACCGAATCGACCCCCGACCCCAAGCCCGTAATGCGAAAAACGACTCAACCCCAGTGGCGGCGGCAGCTCCGCTATCTATACCTGCGGTTTTTGCGGCTCCAGGGCACTTCTGAACAGCTGGCCCGGGGTATGGCCTCGGGGATATTTTCTGGCTGCTTTCCTCTATTTGGCTTTCAAATCCTCATTGGGGTGGCCGTAGCTACGGTGCTGAAGGGCAACCGCATGATGGCAGCAGCGGCTACCTGGATCAGCAACCCCTTCACCTACGTGCCTATTTTCGCTTTTAACTACCAGGTGGGGCTGTGGCTTCTGGGGGGTAGTGCCACCCAGGCTTTTGATGACCTCGACACCCTCAAAAGCTGGATGGATATGGGCACTGAAGTGTCGGCGCGGCTGATGTTAGGCAGTACAGTAGTGGGTTTGGTGGCGGGAGTAGCCAGCTATTTTGTGGGTCTGCCGCTGATTCAACGGGTGCGATCGCGCCAGAACATCCGGCAGCAGCGCCAGCTAGCAAACCCCTCTGGGTTAGAGAACCTTGTCCAGCCCGTAGATTAACGATTTTAGGGCTATTACTCGGCGAATACAGAGCAGCACACCGGGCATAAAGCTGGCGCGATCGCTGGTGTCGTGACGCAGGGTGTAAAGCTGCCCCGGGGAGCCAAACAAAATTTCCTGGTGGGCAATTAGTCCCGGCAGCCGCACGCTGTGAATATTGATGCCCTCAGGAGTTGTGCCGCCTCGGGCTCCAGGGATGGTCTCAGTTTCTTTAACCAACGGAGTGTTGAAGCTTTTTTGCGCCTCCGCCAGCATCTGGGCGGTTTGTACGGCAGTGCCGCTAGGGGCATCGGCCTTTTGGTTGTGGTGCAGCTCAATGATCTCAACATGGTCAAAGTACTGGGCTGCCTGCTGAGCGGCCTGCTGCATCAGCACCACCCCAATGGAAAAATTGGGCACGATCAGGCAGCCAGTGCTGGCCTTGTCGGCAAACTCTGCCAGGTCGCGAATTTGCGCGTTGCTCAGGCCCGTGGTGCCGACCACTGGGCGCACACCGTAGGCGATCGCTGCCCGCACCGACTCATAGACGCTATCGGGATGGGAGAGGTCAACCATCACCGCCAGACCCTCGCTCTGAGCGGCTACCAGGGTTACCTCCAGGTCATTCATGACCGGCACTTCTAGGGGCCTATAACCAATTACTTCGCCAATGTCTTGGCCCATCAGCTCAGGGTTTCTGCCGATCGCTCCCACCAAAGTAATATCTGGGGCTTGATCGATAGCTTTAATGACCTCGCGGCCCATCTTGCCGTAGGCTCCGTTAACCACGACGGGAATAGCTGATTGGGTAGACATAGGAATTCGTTTGGCGGACTAAGGGAACTAGCCGGTCGGCAAGTCTGACGGTCAACAAGCTACCAGCCGTGAAGTTTTTAACGCTTCAACCCGCCGATGAGCTCAATCTTCAGACCCGCCTTACTTCACTACTGAAACTTTCGTTCCAAAGACTTGAGATACTCGGTGTTGACCCCCGACTCGCGAGGCAGAGAGATTTTGCCGGTGCGGGCAATTTCGCGAATGCCAAAGCGGTTGAGCACCTGCACGATCGCTACCATCTTGCCGGGGTCACCCACGACTTCTAGAGTGAGAGAGTCTTCAGACACGTCTACTACCCGCGCCCGAAAGATTTGGGCAAACTCGATGATCTCAGAGCGGCTGGTACTGGTTGCATTAACCTTGAGCAGCATCAGCTCCCGTTCAACGCAGGGCGTATCGGTGACGTCGTTGACCTTGAGCACGTTGATCAACTTATAGAGCTGCTTTGTGAGCTGCTCGATCACCGCATCGTCGCCGGGCACTACCATGGTGATGCGAGAAATGCCCGAGGTTTCGGCTGGCCCCACGGCTAGGCTCTCAATGTTAAACCCGCGCCTGGCAAACAGACCGGCAATGCGGCTCAGCACCCCAGCCTCGTCTTCAACCAGTACAGAGAGGGTGTGTTTGATGGCCTGCTGAGGAGCCACAGCCGAACTGGGGAGAATAGAAGGGTTAACCATAGGGCCTGGGGATGTAAAAGGTTTCAGCACCAGCGCTGATTCGCGAGACTTTCAAAACTAACAAACCTCAATACTATCCCGAAAGTCCCTGCCTTAAAAACATCCCTTCTGCACCTATCCACCATTTCTCCTGACAAAACGTTGAGCTTCCTCACCCTTTCCCCTTTAGGGACGTTTTGCATGGGCGATCGCCTGGCCGAGAGGCAAACAGCGCCGTTGCTTCTTTAGTGCCGCTAATGCAAACAGGCACTGGCTCCCTCTGCCCATCTCATCCTTACATCTCTATTTAGCTTGGCTTCACAAACCCCCAAAGCCCGTCCACATCCCCCAGATTGGGTATCCTTGAGGCACTAGCCTACCGTCACTGCATTTGGCATGAGCTTATCTGGCCCCGCTAAAGAGATTCAGTCCCTAAAGGGGCGCTTTCTCGACCTGATCAACTTGCGCCCTGGGGAAGAAGAGCGCACGCTGCTCATGTTTGCCTTTTACACCGCCACCTCCATGGGCATTTTGTGGCTAGAGGTGAGTTCGGCAGCGCTATTTTTGGATGCCTACGGGGCGGCCAGTCTGCCGTGGATCTACATCTTTAGCGCTGGGGTGGGGCTAGGGCTGAGCGTGGTCTATTCCTGGCTACAGCGGTTGTTTCCGCTGCGCCGGGTAATTGTAATTATCGCCATGCTGATGGCCGTGCCAATTTTGGGGTTTCGCTGGGGGCTAACGGTGCCCTTGTTGGCAGCCCCCATGGTGTTTTCGATGCGGCTATGGATTGAGGCCATC
This genomic interval from Nodosilinea sp. FACHB-141 contains the following:
- the mnmE gene encoding tRNA uridine-5-carboxymethylaminomethyl(34) synthesis GTPase MnmE, whose translation is MNGAAAQQRALPSTIQSETIAAIATAIAPQQGSVGIVRLSGAEAVAIARKLFHAPGKQPWESHRILYGQVRDPITQQPVDEALLLLMLAPRSYTREDVVEFHCHGGLMAVQQVLQLCLSQGARLAEPGEFTLRAFLNGRLDLTQAEGVADLVAAQSNLAAKTALAGVQGKLTQPIRQLRSTCLDVLAEVEARIDFEDDLPPLDEKTVRSQVATVLAEIDRILATTESGELLRTGLKVAIVGRPNVGKSSLLNAWSRCDRAIVTDLPGTTRDVVESQLVVGGIPIQVLDTAGIREASDPVEQMGIARSRQVAQGADLVLLTIDATAGWTGADQQLYESVQKTSLILVVNKVDLVTADVVKDLVFPKDLPVVHTAAAQQQGIDALERAILNAIHADQLTTANLEFTINQRQGAALTAARNALHQVQQTIENQLPLDFWTIDLRIAIAALGSITGDEITESMLDEIFSRFCIGK
- a CDS encoding DUF2062 domain-containing protein, which codes for MITTPTTESTPDPKPVMRKTTQPQWRRQLRYLYLRFLRLQGTSEQLARGMASGIFSGCFPLFGFQILIGVAVATVLKGNRMMAAAATWISNPFTYVPIFAFNYQVGLWLLGGSATQAFDDLDTLKSWMDMGTEVSARLMLGSTVVGLVAGVASYFVGLPLIQRVRSRQNIRQQRQLANPSGLENLVQPVD
- the ilvN gene encoding acetolactate synthase small subunit, producing the protein MKHTLSVLVEDEAGVLSRIAGLFARRGFNIESLAVGPAETSGISRITMVVPGDDAVIEQLTKQLYKLINVLKVNDVTDTPCVERELMLLKVNATSTSRSEIIEFAQIFRARVVDVSEDSLTLEVVGDPGKMVAIVQVLNRFGIREIARTGKISLPRESGVNTEYLKSLERKFQ
- the dapB gene encoding 4-hydroxy-tetrahydrodipicolinate reductase, which produces MSTQSAIPVVVNGAYGKMGREVIKAIDQAPDITLVGAIGRNPELMGQDIGEVIGYRPLEVPVMNDLEVTLVAAQSEGLAVMVDLSHPDSVYESVRAAIAYGVRPVVGTTGLSNAQIRDLAEFADKASTGCLIVPNFSIGVVLMQQAAQQAAQYFDHVEIIELHHNQKADAPSGTAVQTAQMLAEAQKSFNTPLVKETETIPGARGGTTPEGINIHSVRLPGLIAHQEILFGSPGQLYTLRHDTSDRASFMPGVLLCIRRVIALKSLIYGLDKVL